A genome region from Dickeya dadantii NCPPB 898 includes the following:
- the phnF gene encoding phosphonate metabolism transcriptional regulator PhnF — protein sequence MDMISRHPTTVYQAIAARLEEELRTVYRCGDYLPSEQQLAARYEVNRHTLRRAVDELVNKGLVQRRHGVGILVLMRPYDYPLHAQARFSQNLLEQGSHPTSERLLAVLRPANADVAAALGREDGDEVIHLRTLRRVNGVPVSLIDHYLPALDWWPALQRFTSGSLHDFLARELQQSLTRRQTRISARASQAKEAQLLEVARQTPLMCIRTLNICSGSDRVAEYSVSLARADMIELTMEH from the coding sequence ATGGACATGATATCTAGACATCCTACCACTGTGTATCAGGCTATCGCCGCCCGGCTGGAAGAAGAGCTGCGCACCGTCTACCGCTGCGGTGACTATCTGCCGTCCGAGCAGCAGTTGGCGGCGCGCTACGAGGTCAATCGCCATACGCTGCGCCGAGCGGTGGATGAACTGGTCAATAAAGGGCTGGTGCAGCGTCGGCATGGCGTCGGCATTCTGGTGCTGATGCGACCTTATGACTATCCGTTGCATGCGCAGGCGCGTTTCAGCCAAAACCTGCTGGAGCAGGGCAGTCATCCCACCAGCGAGCGGTTGCTGGCGGTATTGCGCCCGGCCAACGCCGATGTGGCGGCGGCGCTGGGGCGGGAAGATGGCGACGAGGTAATCCACCTGCGCACCCTGCGCCGGGTCAACGGCGTGCCGGTATCGCTGATCGATCACTACCTGCCGGCGCTGGACTGGTGGCCGGCGTTGCAGCGTTTCACCAGCGGGTCGCTGCACGATTTTCTGGCCCGCGAGCTACAGCAATCCCTGACCCGCCGCCAGACCCGCATCAGCGCCCGCGCATCGCAGGCAAAAGAAGCGCAGTTACTGGAGGTGGCGCGGCAAACCCCGCTGATGTGCATCCGCACGCTCAATATTTGCAGCGGCAGCGACCGGGTGGCGGAGTATTCCGTCAGTCTGGCGCGGGCCGACATGATCGAACTGACAATGGAGCACTGA
- the phnG gene encoding phosphonate C-P lyase system protein PhnG, whose translation MATQTARQRWLSVLAHSDPEQLQRHWQPLSLHPAWQTLRAPETGLARLQARIGATGNRFVLGDVTVTRAVVRLDDGTCGYSYVTGRNKPHAELCAVIDALLQQQGTQSALYQQLIVPLAATRDELRQQRAREIASSKVDFFTLVRGDNA comes from the coding sequence ATGGCAACCCAAACCGCAAGGCAACGCTGGCTGTCGGTACTGGCGCACAGCGATCCGGAGCAACTGCAACGCCACTGGCAACCGCTGAGTCTGCATCCGGCCTGGCAAACATTACGGGCGCCGGAAACCGGGCTGGCTCGTTTGCAGGCGCGCATCGGCGCGACCGGCAATCGCTTCGTGCTGGGTGATGTCACCGTCACCCGCGCGGTGGTTCGGCTGGACGACGGCACCTGCGGCTACAGCTACGTTACCGGCCGCAACAAGCCCCACGCCGAGCTGTGCGCGGTGATCGACGCCTTGTTGCAACAGCAGGGCACGCAAAGCGCGCTCTACCAACAACTGATCGTGCCGCTGGCCGCTACCCGTGACGAGTTGCGTCAGCAACGGGCGCGGGAGATAGCCAGCAGCAAGGTCGATTTCTTTACGCTGGTGCGAGGAGATAACGCATGA
- the phnH gene encoding phosphonate C-P lyase system protein PhnH has protein sequence MTLLAGFSHPWRDAQYAFRRILKAMSEPGVVVSLNHDIGWDGLSPSATAVALTLMDRETPLWLDPALSQETLLTNLRFHTGVKLVEREAAAFALLPISRELSLDGFAAGDEMAPENGVTLVLEVPALGGGRALRLTGPGIAEARMIAPQLPASVLDYLEQRPHPFPAGLDFMFTCGGTLMALPRTTHVEVC, from the coding sequence ATGACGCTACTGGCAGGATTTTCCCATCCCTGGCGCGATGCGCAGTACGCGTTTCGCCGCATTCTGAAAGCGATGAGCGAACCGGGCGTGGTGGTGTCGCTGAATCATGATATCGGCTGGGACGGACTCTCGCCGTCCGCCACCGCGGTGGCGCTGACGCTGATGGACCGCGAAACGCCGCTGTGGCTGGACCCGGCCTTGTCGCAGGAGACATTGCTGACCAATCTGCGCTTTCACACCGGCGTGAAGCTGGTGGAGCGCGAGGCGGCGGCGTTCGCGCTGTTGCCGATCAGCCGGGAACTGTCGCTGGATGGTTTTGCCGCCGGCGACGAGATGGCACCGGAAAACGGCGTCACGCTGGTGCTGGAAGTGCCCGCGCTGGGCGGCGGACGCGCATTGCGCCTGACCGGGCCGGGGATTGCCGAAGCGCGCATGATTGCGCCGCAGTTGCCCGCCAGCGTACTGGATTATCTGGAACAGCGCCCGCACCCGTTTCCCGCCGGGCTGGACTTCATGTTTACCTGCGGCGGCACGCTGATGGCGTTGCCGCGCACCACGCATGTGGAGGTGTGCTGA
- a CDS encoding carbon-phosphorus lyase complex subunit PhnI: MYVAVKGGEKAIEAAHQLQANLRRGDTRLPEVQAAQIEQQLGLAVDRVMTEGGIYDRELAALAIKQASGDLVEAIFLLRAYRTTLPRLADSLPLDTGRMQLERRISAVYKDLPGGQVLGPTYDYTHRLLDFVLLAEGEPPLAPRAEEPLADHCPHMFTMMTAEGLAAAERDDGSEPLDITRDPPAYPMPRSARLQQLARGDEGFLLALGYSTQRGYGRTHPFAGEIRTGYVTVEIEPEELGFALEIGDILLTECEMVNGFTVPEEEPPHFTRGYGLVFGRAERKAMAMALVDRALQAPAYQEPVGSPAQDEEFVLSHADNVEAAGFVSHLKLPHYVDFQAELALLRQLRQSPQEERDEHAERI, encoded by the coding sequence ATGTATGTCGCGGTGAAAGGGGGCGAAAAAGCCATTGAGGCCGCTCATCAGTTACAGGCCAACCTGCGGCGCGGCGACACCCGGCTTCCAGAGGTGCAGGCGGCGCAGATTGAACAGCAACTGGGGCTGGCGGTGGATCGGGTAATGACCGAGGGCGGTATTTACGACCGGGAACTGGCGGCGCTGGCGATCAAACAGGCCAGCGGCGACCTGGTGGAGGCGATTTTTCTGCTGCGCGCCTATCGCACCACGCTGCCCCGGCTGGCGGACAGCCTGCCGCTGGATACCGGGCGGATGCAACTGGAGCGGCGTATTTCGGCGGTGTACAAGGACCTGCCCGGCGGACAGGTGCTCGGCCCTACTTATGACTATACCCACCGGCTGCTGGATTTTGTCCTGCTGGCGGAAGGTGAGCCGCCGCTCGCGCCCAGGGCGGAAGAACCGCTGGCGGACCACTGCCCGCACATGTTCACCATGATGACGGCGGAAGGGTTGGCGGCGGCCGAACGGGACGACGGCAGCGAGCCGCTGGATATCACCCGCGATCCGCCCGCCTACCCGATGCCGCGCAGCGCCCGGTTACAGCAACTGGCGCGCGGCGACGAAGGGTTTCTGCTGGCGCTGGGCTACTCCACCCAGCGTGGTTACGGCCGTACCCATCCGTTCGCCGGCGAGATCCGCACCGGTTACGTCACGGTGGAAATCGAACCGGAAGAACTGGGCTTTGCGCTGGAAATAGGCGACATCCTGTTGACCGAATGCGAGATGGTCAACGGTTTTACCGTGCCGGAGGAGGAGCCGCCGCATTTCACCCGCGGCTACGGGCTGGTATTCGGCCGTGCCGAACGCAAGGCGATGGCGATGGCGCTGGTGGACCGGGCGTTGCAGGCGCCGGCCTATCAGGAGCCGGTCGGCAGCCCGGCGCAGGACGAAGAGTTTGTGCTGTCGCACGCGGACAACGTGGAGGCCGCCGGTTTCGTCTCCCATCTCAAGTTGCCGCATTACGTCGACTTTCAGGCCGAGCTGGCGCTGCTGCGCCAGTTGCGCCAGTCACCGCAGGAGGAGCGCGATGAACACGCTGAGCGGATATAA
- a CDS encoding alpha-D-ribose 1-methylphosphonate 5-phosphate C-P-lyase PhnJ: MNTLSGYNPGYLDEQSKRTIRRAILKAVAIPGYQVPFGGREMPMPYGWGTGGIQLTASLIGDDDVLKVIDQGADDTTNAVSIRRFFQRVSEAATTERTVEATLIQTRHRIPETPLCEDQILIYQVPIPEPLRFIEPRETETRKMHALEEYGIMQVKLYEDIARFGHIATTYAYPVKVNGRYIMDPSPIPKFDNPKMHQMPALQLFGAGREKRIYALPPYTNVESLDFDDHPFSVQRWEQPCALCGSHDSYLDEVVMDDQGTRLYVCSDTDYCRERQEAGHHESH; encoded by the coding sequence ATGAACACGCTGAGCGGATATAACCCCGGTTATCTGGATGAACAGAGTAAACGTACGATTCGGCGTGCCATCCTCAAAGCGGTGGCGATCCCCGGCTATCAGGTGCCGTTTGGCGGGCGGGAAATGCCGATGCCCTACGGCTGGGGTACCGGCGGCATCCAACTGACCGCCAGCCTGATCGGCGATGACGATGTGCTGAAAGTCATCGATCAGGGCGCCGACGACACCACCAACGCGGTATCGATCCGCCGCTTCTTTCAGCGGGTCAGCGAAGCGGCCACCACGGAACGCACGGTGGAAGCCACGCTAATTCAGACCCGGCACCGCATCCCGGAAACGCCGCTGTGCGAAGACCAGATCCTGATTTACCAGGTGCCGATCCCCGAACCGCTGCGTTTTATCGAACCGCGCGAGACGGAAACGCGCAAAATGCACGCGCTGGAGGAGTACGGCATCATGCAGGTGAAGCTGTATGAAGACATCGCCCGCTTCGGCCACATTGCCACCACCTACGCGTACCCGGTGAAAGTGAACGGTCGCTACATTATGGACCCGTCGCCGATCCCGAAATTCGACAACCCGAAAATGCACCAGATGCCGGCGCTGCAACTGTTCGGCGCCGGGCGCGAGAAGCGTATTTACGCGCTACCGCCCTATACCAACGTGGAAAGCCTCGATTTTGACGACCACCCGTTCAGCGTTCAGCGCTGGGAGCAGCCCTGCGCGCTGTGCGGTTCGCACGACAGCTACCTCGACGAGGTGGTGATGGACGATCAGGGCACCCGCCTGTACGTCTGTTCCGATACCGATTATTGCCGCGAGCGTCAGGAGGCTGGGCACCATGAATCACATTGA